Proteins from one Athene noctua chromosome 20, bAthNoc1.hap1.1, whole genome shotgun sequence genomic window:
- the STOM gene encoding stomatin, whose amino-acid sequence MADHEAGIAPKARRVQDETDTGLGFCGWILVITSLFFTIITFPVSIWMCIKIIKEYERAIIFRLGRILKGGAKGPGLFFVLPCTDSFIKVDMRTISFDIPPQEILTKDSVTVNVDGVVYYRVQNATLAVANITNADSATRLLAQTTLRNVLGTKNLSQILSDREEIAHSMQATLDEATDDWGIKVERVEIKDVKLPVQLQRAMAAEAEAAREARAKVIAAEGEMNASRALKEASMVITESPAALQLRYLQTLTTIAAEKNSTIVFPLPINMLQGLIGANP is encoded by the exons atgGCGGACCACGAAGCGGGGATCGCGCCCAAAGCCCGGCGGGTGCAAG ATGAGACTGATACAGGCCTTGGTTTTTGTGGATGGATCCTGGTGATCACTTCACTTTTTTTCACTATTATTACTTTTCCTGTATCAATCTGGATGTGCATAAAG ATTATAAAGGAGTACGAGCGAGCCATCATATTTAGACTTGGACGCATCTTAAAAGGAGGAGCAAAGGGACCAG gttTGTTTTTTGTCCTGCCCTGCACAGACAGCTTCATCAAAGTTGATATGAGGACCATCTCTTTCGATATTCCTCCCCAAGAG ATCTTGACCAAGGACTCTGTGACAGTTAACGTAGACGGAGTGGTTTATTACAGAGTTCAGAATGCCACCCTTGCTGTAGCAAATATCACAAATGCTGACTCAGCCACACGTCTTTTAGCACAGACTACTTTGAGGAACGTTCTGGGGACCAAAAACCTTTCTCAGATTCTCTCTGATCGTGAAGAAATTGCACACAGCATGCAG GCCACTCTTGATGAGGCCACGGATGATTGGGGCATTAAGGTGGAACGTGTGGAGATCAAGGATGTGAAATTACCTGTTCAGCTGCAGCGAGCAATGGCTGCAGAAGCAGAAGCTGCCCGGGAGGCAAGAGCTAAG GTAATTGCAGCAGAGGGTGAAATGAACGCTTCCAGGGCCCTGAAGGAGGCATCCATGGTTATTACGGAGTCCCCTGCTGCTCTTCAGCTTCGTTATCTGCAGACCCTGACCACCATTGCTGCGGAGAAGAACTCCACCATCGTCTTCCCGTTGCCCATAAACATGCTGCAGGGTCTCATAGGTGCAAATCCCTAG